In Paenibacillus sonchi, the genomic stretch ACAATTGCATCGTTAAGACCACGATTATGATTATGATGATAAACAGGGTAGAGAAAAATAGTATTTTCTGTTTACCGCTGAATCTGTTCCAATACTGGGTTACCCTTTCCCGGTACTGGGCAAATCTTTCATTCACAGTGTCACCCCATCCGAAACTTAGCTAGGATTATTTAGATTTGAGTTCTCATAATTTCCTGATAGGCTTCAATTACTTTGTTCCGGACTTGTGTAGTCAACTGCAAACTCAGCAATGCCTGTTGGGAAGAAATCATAGCTTCATCAATATTGACCTCACCCAGGATGAACTTGTTACTCATATCTTTTGCCTGCTGTTCTTGATTTGCTACCTGTTCCAAAGCATTCTGTAAATAAGCGCCAAAGTTCTGTCCCGAACCTTCTGATGGTAATGACTCAGCGGCTGATGTTTTCATGGCGAGCGGCTTGATAGCCTGAGCTCCAATGTTTAAATTCTGTATCAACAGTTTCCCTCCCGGTGTGTTCTAAATTTTACCGCCCGATTTCGAGCGCCTTGGTTACCATACCCTTCGATGCATTAAGCATCGTGACATTGGCATCATAAGATCGGGACGCAGACAGCATGTCCACCATTTCTTTGGTTATATCCACATTTGGCATATATACATAACCATCAGCATCCGCATCCGGATGGCTTGGGTTGTATACAGGCTTCAGAGGAGAAGAATCCTCGATGATCGACTGAACCTTCACACCCTGACTGCCATCGCTGTTCATCTTGGAATTCAAGATGTTGGAGAAGCTGTCGTTCTGGTTTGTTTCCAGTACAACCAATTTCCGCCGGTAAGGTACTGCCTTGCCATCAACCACTGAAGCTCTTGTTGTCTCTGCATTGGCAATATTGGAGGAAATCACGTCCATTCTCAGCCGCTGGGCGGTTAATGCTGAAGCACTGATTCCAAAACTGCTGCCAAAATTCATTGTTCGCTACCTCCCTTCAATTACTGTTCGCATCATTGTAATCTGGCTGTTCAATTGCGCCACATATGAATTGTACCTGAGCTGGTTCTCTGCGCTTAACGCCTGCTCCCGGTCCATATCCACATTATTGTCGTTATTGTTCATAGAAGTTGTTTCATCGGTACTGACTGTTGCTGTTGGTACAATAGTACCTGTCCCGAATTGGAAGTGCCGGGAATCTGTCACCTTCGCATTCAGTGTGGACTTAAGACCGTTCTCCTGCTGCTGTAAATAGCTCTCAAAATTAACATCAGAGCGTTTGAAATTCGGAGTGTCGGCGTTGGCTACGTTATTTGCCAGCACACTTTGTCGTTTGGTGGCGGCATCAAGGCCTCCCTGTAATCTTTGAAAACTGACGCTGTTCAATAAACCCAATGGAAATCCCCCTTCCATAGCTTTTGTTCTGAAATGAATTCCACAAACTTCTTAAGAATTCCTGCTTGATTCGACAAAAAAGGATAAAATTCTTCCTAACTTACCGAATATAGGTCGAAAGATGTCGATGGACGAAATAAATGTCAATCTCACATACATTGATTCTCTTAGAATTTGTATATTATTACAATAAGAAATAAGCCCTATCTTTTCTGAAAAGAGAGGGCTTAAAGCATGTTTTTTCAATTATTTGACATTTTCAGCCCAAATTCTTCGGAAAAATAACATTTTATAGCACGAAATCCCCCGAAATGGGGGATTTTTTGTAAAGGCCTAATTCCTAATGCCTAAATTTTAATTATTTTGAAACTTGTCGCATCAGAGAATATATTGACTTAAATCGCGGTCCTGTGCGATTCCTGCCAATTTTTCACGCACATACTCCGGAGTGATGACCATCGTATCCAAAGTCAGCTCCGGTGCTTCGAAAGATAGGTCTTCCAGCAGTTTCTCCAGAATAGTATGCAGTCTTC encodes the following:
- the flgB gene encoding flagellar basal body rod protein FlgB, with the translated sequence MGLLNSVSFQRLQGGLDAATKRQSVLANNVANADTPNFKRSDVNFESYLQQQENGLKSTLNAKVTDSRHFQFGTGTIVPTATVSTDETTSMNNNDNNVDMDREQALSAENQLRYNSYVAQLNSQITMMRTVIEGR
- the fliE gene encoding flagellar hook-basal body complex protein FliE; the encoded protein is MIQNLNIGAQAIKPLAMKTSAAESLPSEGSGQNFGAYLQNALEQVANQEQQAKDMSNKFILGEVNIDEAMISSQQALLSLQLTTQVRNKVIEAYQEIMRTQI
- the flgC gene encoding flagellar basal body rod protein FlgC, producing the protein MNFGSSFGISASALTAQRLRMDVISSNIANAETTRASVVDGKAVPYRRKLVVLETNQNDSFSNILNSKMNSDGSQGVKVQSIIEDSSPLKPVYNPSHPDADADGYVYMPNVDITKEMVDMLSASRSYDANVTMLNASKGMVTKALEIGR